In the genome of Deinococcus deserti VCD115, one region contains:
- a CDS encoding VOC family protein yields MNTTPHGLHHVSALSAEIARNHDFYTRVLGLRLVKKTVNQDSPGMYHLFYADGAGSAGTDMTFFDFPRAAPEHRGNDSITLTTFRVTGEPALNFWAQRLTALGVAHSGVTWVDGSAHLFFEDVDSTRLALVDDRGAGPRAQPNPLTDVPVEHQIQGLGYSGFTVADLAPTRTFLEQGLNLLAVRTYPTEGFTTHVFQMTPAEGESAGPHTELHVTERQDLPRSRPGAGSVHHVALRLRDSDVLGWLLHLEQAGYGNSGRVDRYYFQSIYIRDPNGLVIELATDGPGFATDEAPEELGQRLALPPFLESRRATIEAHLRPLTLSKGDPA; encoded by the coding sequence ATGAACACCACTCCGCACGGCCTGCACCACGTGAGTGCCCTCAGCGCCGAGATCGCCCGAAATCATGACTTCTATACCCGGGTGCTGGGCCTGAGACTGGTCAAGAAGACAGTCAATCAGGACTCGCCCGGCATGTATCACCTGTTCTATGCCGACGGGGCGGGCAGTGCTGGAACCGACATGACCTTCTTCGACTTCCCGCGCGCCGCCCCCGAGCACCGCGGCAACGACTCGATTACGCTGACCACCTTCCGGGTGACCGGTGAGCCTGCCCTGAACTTCTGGGCACAGCGCCTCACGGCCCTTGGTGTGGCGCACAGCGGGGTAACCTGGGTTGACGGGAGCGCGCACCTGTTCTTCGAGGACGTGGACAGCACGCGTCTGGCCCTGGTGGATGACAGGGGAGCAGGCCCGCGCGCGCAGCCAAACCCACTGACCGATGTTCCGGTCGAACACCAGATTCAGGGCCTGGGCTACAGCGGTTTTACGGTCGCAGATCTGGCGCCGACCCGCACCTTCCTGGAACAGGGCCTCAACCTGCTTGCGGTCCGCACGTACCCCACCGAAGGTTTCACGACGCACGTGTTTCAGATGACGCCAGCGGAGGGAGAGAGTGCCGGGCCGCATACTGAACTGCACGTCACCGAGCGTCAGGACCTGCCGCGCAGCCGTCCTGGTGCGGGAAGTGTTCATCATGTCGCCCTGCGATTGCGGGACAGTGACGTGCTGGGCTGGCTGCTGCATCTGGAGCAGGCCGGGTACGGCAACAGTGGCCGGGTAGACCGCTACTACTTTCAGTCCATCTATATCCGCGACCCCAATGGTCTGGTGATTGAACTGGCCACCGACGGCCCCGGCTTTGCCACGGACGAGGCTCCCGAGGAACTGGGCCAGCGGCTGGCCCTTCCGCCCTTCCTGGAGTCCCGCCGCGCCACCATCGAAGCTCACCTGCGTCCGCTGACCCTCAGCAAAGGAGACCCCGCATGA
- a CDS encoding MarR family winged helix-turn-helix transcriptional regulator yields the protein MLSLTPTELLAWRGFLHAHDTLWKALDAELTADELNLPAYELLTTLQEAGPDGLRMTELARRVRFSGGGLTRLADKLQAQGLIERRRCATDGRGWEAALTEQGVKKLRRVHVRHLRAVRARFLDRLTPAETELLAGLWPRFQEEDQ from the coding sequence ATGCTGAGCCTGACCCCCACAGAGCTGCTCGCCTGGCGCGGATTCCTGCATGCTCACGACACCCTCTGGAAGGCGCTGGACGCAGAACTGACTGCCGATGAGCTGAACCTGCCGGCCTACGAACTGCTGACCACGCTGCAGGAGGCTGGCCCTGACGGACTCCGCATGACTGAACTGGCCCGCCGAGTGCGCTTCAGCGGGGGAGGCCTGACGCGTCTGGCGGACAAGCTGCAGGCCCAGGGCCTGATCGAGCGCCGGCGCTGCGCGACCGATGGCCGCGGCTGGGAGGCGGCCCTGACCGAGCAGGGTGTCAAGAAGCTGCGACGCGTGCATGTTCGTCATCTGCGGGCCGTCCGCGCCCGATTTCTGGACCGCCTGACCCCGGCGGAAACCGAACTGCTGGCTGGTCTGTGGCCCCGTTTTCAGGAGGAAGATCAATGA
- a CDS encoding ArsC/Spx/MgsR family protein: MSDLQVQIFGVKKSAATRAAERFFKERKVKIHMVDLKERPIAKGELARFVQKFGLNALLDLDGKAYAQSNLAYLRTTEDSVIAKVIETPELLKLPLVRAGKVLTVGEDMAGWKAMLDG, encoded by the coding sequence ATGAGCGACCTGCAAGTGCAGATCTTCGGGGTCAAGAAAAGTGCGGCGACCCGGGCCGCCGAGCGCTTCTTCAAAGAGCGGAAGGTCAAGATTCATATGGTGGATCTCAAGGAGCGGCCCATTGCCAAGGGCGAACTGGCGCGCTTCGTGCAGAAATTTGGCCTGAATGCCCTGCTTGACCTGGACGGCAAGGCCTATGCCCAGAGCAATCTCGCCTACCTGCGCACGACTGAGGACAGCGTGATCGCAAAGGTCATCGAGACGCCCGAACTGCTTAAACTCCCGCTGGTTCGCGCTGGCAAGGTGCTGACTGTGGGCGAGGACATGGCCGGCTGGAAAGCCATGCTGGACGGCTGA
- a CDS encoding molybdopterin oxidoreductase family protein, with product MTREVLLTCPLDCPDACRLKITVAPVEDARTGQVTEQMVKLTGDAAHPITRGFACVKTVHYPARANHPERPLYPMRRVNAKTEPEPVFERVSWAEALDDIAARLRALLDSRGPQSVLRYNYAGTMGLMEGTHVHALFRALGTPELDETICATAGTEAWSMGYGTRYSVDPPDIAHARLIVLWGINSLSTNSHLTPHLTAARKSGARIVCVDPYRNRTAAFADEHLKIRPGTDAALALGVMHELFAHGWTDEAYIAEATTGVEDLRAAAAEWTPERTAQVTGLEAEQVRAFARAIGTTRPSYFRVGYGMTRHESGGTNLRAVTLLPALTGDWRLRGGGCSLSASGAFKLNRAQLGAAHLIRPDTPHVNMNELAGALRPEAGLGALVVYNTNPAVVAPDAGRVRAGLQREDLLVVVLEQAMTETARLADYVLPATTFAEHADLYTSYGHHFLGYNPAALEAPGEARPNSWVMQELARRLGVTEPSVYWTVDELITALLETDHPHLAGITLERLKAEGSVRLNLPEEFLPYANGAETPSGRVQLSPAPQHREARATLNDEYPVRLLTPPAHHFLNSTYGVLENLNRAEGSEPHVLVHPDDAARSGLNDGTYAWLQSEVGQVRRRVKVTDVTQPGTAVVEGTWWGLSAPDGTSINELTAQTLTDLGGGSTFHNTRVRLSPV from the coding sequence ATGACGCGTGAAGTGCTGCTGACCTGCCCGCTGGACTGCCCGGATGCCTGCCGACTGAAAATTACGGTGGCGCCGGTGGAAGATGCCAGAACCGGACAGGTGACCGAGCAGATGGTGAAGCTGACGGGTGACGCCGCGCATCCCATTACCCGGGGCTTTGCCTGCGTCAAGACTGTGCACTATCCGGCGCGTGCCAATCACCCCGAGCGTCCCCTGTATCCAATGCGGCGCGTGAATGCCAAGACCGAGCCCGAGCCGGTGTTCGAGCGCGTGAGCTGGGCCGAAGCGCTGGACGACATTGCCGCCCGCCTGCGGGCGCTGCTCGACTCGCGCGGCCCACAGAGCGTGCTGCGCTACAACTACGCCGGCACCATGGGCCTGATGGAAGGCACCCATGTGCACGCCTTGTTCCGTGCCCTGGGCACGCCTGAACTCGACGAGACCATCTGCGCGACTGCCGGCACCGAGGCCTGGAGCATGGGCTACGGCACGCGCTACTCGGTGGACCCACCGGACATTGCGCACGCCCGGCTGATCGTCCTGTGGGGCATCAACAGCCTGTCGACCAACAGTCACCTCACGCCTCACCTGACGGCAGCGCGCAAAAGCGGCGCACGCATCGTGTGTGTGGACCCGTACCGCAACCGCACGGCTGCCTTTGCCGACGAGCACCTGAAAATCCGTCCCGGAACCGACGCGGCGCTGGCGCTGGGGGTCATGCACGAACTGTTCGCGCACGGCTGGACCGATGAGGCCTACATTGCCGAGGCCACCACCGGCGTGGAGGACCTGCGGGCTGCCGCTGCCGAATGGACCCCGGAGCGCACCGCCCAGGTCACGGGACTGGAGGCCGAGCAGGTTCGTGCTTTCGCCCGCGCAATCGGCACGACGCGCCCCAGCTACTTCCGGGTGGGGTACGGCATGACGCGTCACGAGTCCGGCGGCACCAACCTGCGCGCGGTCACCCTGCTGCCTGCACTGACCGGGGACTGGCGCCTGCGTGGCGGGGGCTGCAGCCTGAGTGCCAGCGGGGCCTTCAAGCTCAACCGCGCGCAGCTGGGAGCCGCACATCTGATCCGCCCCGACACGCCACATGTCAACATGAATGAACTGGCCGGTGCCCTGCGCCCTGAAGCTGGCCTGGGCGCCCTGGTCGTGTACAACACCAACCCGGCGGTGGTGGCCCCCGACGCTGGCCGGGTGCGTGCCGGCCTGCAGCGCGAGGACCTCCTGGTGGTGGTGCTGGAGCAGGCCATGACCGAAACGGCCCGGTTGGCCGATTATGTGCTGCCGGCCACCACCTTTGCCGAACACGCTGACCTGTACACCAGCTACGGCCATCATTTCCTGGGCTACAACCCGGCGGCGCTGGAAGCGCCGGGAGAGGCCCGGCCCAACTCCTGGGTCATGCAGGAACTTGCCCGCCGCCTGGGAGTGACCGAGCCCAGCGTGTACTGGACGGTGGACGAACTGATCACGGCCCTGCTGGAAACGGATCACCCGCATCTGGCTGGCATCACGCTGGAACGGCTCAAGGCAGAAGGGAGTGTCCGCCTCAACCTACCTGAAGAATTCCTGCCGTATGCGAACGGCGCGGAAACACCAAGCGGCAGGGTGCAGCTCTCGCCGGCGCCCCAGCACCGTGAGGCCAGGGCAACCCTGAATGACGAGTACCCGGTGCGCCTGCTCACGCCGCCCGCGCATCATTTCCTGAACAGCACCTATGGCGTGCTGGAGAATCTGAACCGCGCTGAGGGCAGCGAGCCTCACGTGCTGGTTCATCCGGACGATGCCGCGCGTTCCGGCCTGAACGACGGCACCTACGCGTGGCTGCAAAGTGAAGTGGGGCAGGTGCGCCGCCGCGTCAAGGTCACCGACGTGACCCAGCCCGGCACCGCCGTGGTGGAAGGCACGTGGTGGGGTCTGTCCGCGCCGGACGGTACGAGCATCAACGAGCTGACCGCGCAGACCCTGACGGACCTGGGCGGCGGCAGCACGTTCCACAACACCCGGGTCCGGCTTAGCCCGGTGTGA
- a CDS encoding phosphotransferase family protein, producing the protein MNSFQQLALELGAELLDAQRLAGGVSARVTALDVRQKGHCRRLVVREYGRQDLIRAPDLAVREFQLLEELYRAGLPVPTPVHHRPGLLVTTFLEGQNGATALADPRQLARFLVRLHALDPAGMGLPLLSGPCPAPAAPDESLSESRIRSALHDLNQGEPGRLSVLHGDLWPGNTLWQAGQLSAVLDWEDAAVGDPLADVGNTRLELLFSEGEAAMQAFTREYGKYGDLDLDRLRYWDLRAALRPCGRLASWGLEPAVQAHWERRHAWFIHQAGA; encoded by the coding sequence ATGAACAGTTTCCAGCAGCTGGCGCTGGAACTGGGCGCTGAGTTGCTGGATGCCCAGCGGCTGGCCGGAGGGGTGTCTGCCCGGGTTACTGCCCTGGATGTCCGTCAGAAGGGCCACTGCCGGAGGCTGGTTGTTCGGGAGTATGGCCGCCAGGATCTGATCCGCGCTCCTGACCTCGCGGTGCGCGAATTTCAGCTGCTGGAGGAGCTGTACCGCGCCGGGCTTCCCGTCCCCACTCCGGTACATCATCGGCCGGGCCTCCTGGTGACCACCTTCCTGGAGGGCCAAAATGGGGCCACGGCCCTGGCTGACCCCAGGCAGCTGGCCAGGTTCCTGGTCCGGTTGCATGCGCTGGACCCGGCGGGAATGGGGTTGCCACTGCTGTCTGGACCCTGCCCGGCACCTGCCGCGCCAGACGAGTCCTTGTCCGAGAGCCGGATCCGAAGTGCCCTGCATGATTTGAACCAGGGTGAGCCGGGCCGCCTTTCGGTGCTGCACGGCGACCTCTGGCCAGGGAATACGCTGTGGCAGGCTGGGCAGCTCTCCGCCGTCCTGGACTGGGAAGACGCCGCAGTGGGTGACCCGCTGGCGGATGTGGGCAATACCCGCCTGGAACTGCTGTTCTCTGAGGGCGAGGCAGCCATGCAGGCCTTTACCCGCGAGTATGGAAAGTACGGTGACCTTGACCTGGACCGGCTGCGTTATTGGGACCTGCGGGCGGCGCTGCGGCCCTGTGGCCGGCTGGCCAGCTGGGGGCTGGAGCCCGCAGTGCAGGCACACTGGGAGCGTCGTCACGCCTGGTTTATCCATCAGGCCGGAGCCTGA
- a CDS encoding M4 family metallopeptidase: MQTKLSRQGLTALVTALLLGACGQQVSQDTSLSAQGGNGKPTTGQSTAAARVFLPNPVQSSGNQTLVDDGDSASAVPASAYYNVTLSERDGSGYLSGKWAKVINETGTPVYGTGPFHFTRDQDGFEQVMAYFWVTEAQKYLQTLGFGSELKPVNMQQQLIKVSQYGVDNSYMWDKHNWLRLGKGGVDDAEDGEVIVHEYGHAVHAAQVPGFGSSLEAGAIGEAFGDYLAMTVGYAVSTANGAPVRAPLGCIMDWDAVSYTSTEPHCLRRIDTNKHYPEDLRGQVHADGMIWSRALWDIWNALGARTADRIVINAQFGFAPDTSFAAAAEQTVRTAQAMYGRQAAATVKKAFVDRGILQ; this comes from the coding sequence ATGCAAACCAAGCTCAGCCGGCAGGGCCTGACGGCCCTCGTGACCGCCCTCCTTCTCGGCGCCTGTGGACAGCAGGTCAGTCAGGACACGTCACTGAGTGCTCAGGGAGGCAACGGCAAACCCACGACCGGCCAGTCCACCGCCGCCGCACGGGTCTTTCTGCCCAACCCGGTGCAGAGCAGCGGAAATCAGACGCTCGTCGACGATGGAGACAGCGCCAGCGCCGTTCCTGCCAGCGCCTATTACAACGTCACACTGAGTGAACGTGACGGCAGCGGCTACCTGAGTGGTAAGTGGGCCAAGGTGATCAACGAGACCGGCACGCCGGTATACGGCACCGGACCGTTTCACTTCACCCGTGACCAGGACGGCTTCGAGCAGGTGATGGCCTATTTCTGGGTAACTGAGGCGCAGAAGTACCTGCAGACCCTGGGTTTCGGCAGTGAGCTGAAGCCGGTCAACATGCAGCAGCAGCTGATCAAGGTCAGCCAGTACGGCGTGGACAACAGCTACATGTGGGACAAGCACAACTGGCTGCGCCTGGGCAAGGGTGGTGTGGACGACGCCGAGGACGGTGAGGTGATCGTTCACGAGTACGGTCACGCGGTGCATGCTGCGCAGGTGCCGGGTTTTGGCAGCAGCCTGGAGGCCGGTGCCATTGGCGAGGCGTTTGGGGATTATCTGGCCATGACCGTCGGATACGCCGTTTCCACGGCGAATGGCGCTCCAGTCAGGGCGCCGCTGGGCTGCATCATGGACTGGGACGCGGTCAGCTACACCAGCACTGAACCGCACTGCCTGCGCCGCATCGACACCAACAAGCACTACCCCGAGGACCTGCGGGGACAGGTTCATGCTGACGGCATGATCTGGTCGCGTGCGCTCTGGGATATCTGGAATGCTCTGGGCGCGCGCACAGCCGACCGCATTGTCATCAACGCGCAGTTTGGCTTCGCGCCCGATACCAGCTTTGCCGCCGCCGCCGAGCAGACAGTCAGGACCGCGCAGGCCATGTACGGCAGGCAGGCGGCCGCCACCGTGAAGAAAGCTTTTGTCGACCGTGGCATCCTTCAGTAA
- the pnp gene encoding polyribonucleotide nucleotidyltransferase, which yields MIGKTYTTMLGGRELSIETGRLAKLVSGSVTLRYGDTMLLVTAQAREEKSPLDFLPLTVEFEERHYAVGKIPGSFHRREGRPGEKAILSARITDRQLRPLFPKGYRHETQVIITVLSADQQNAPDVLGPIGASAALSISDIPWGGPTACVRVGQVDGQFIVNPTADQLTRSRMDLVVAGTRDAVMMVEAGAQTVSEEDLVSAIEFAHAEMQGVIDLIERMRAEVGQEKFNFLAEGDLTQDLVPELAEKARAGGIRDALLTTKKKERSARTKAVRDAIIAGYVPDPNAEGAAARIASLKDAYAKVEKQELRRLILEEDLRADGRNGRAVRPIWIEARPLPRAHGSAIFTRGETQVLGVATLGTERDEILVDDLTTEDNDKFMLHYNFPPYSTGEVKRMGGQSRREIGHGHLAKRAIRAVLPSFEEFPYVIRLVGEVLESNGSSSMATVCAGVLALMDAGVPIKAPVAGVAMGLVMEGDKYRVLTDILGLEDALGDMDFKVCGTAEGVTALQMDIKVGGITPQVMREALAQAREGRLHILGKMAEVLSSPRPELSPTAPRIISIKINPELIGKVIGPGGKQVRELEAMGAQVTIEEDGTIRVFSADGAAAEAVRARIAGLTKEAKVGEEYEGTVVKTAPFGAFVNLYAGQDGMLHISQISEERLSAVEDALNVGDKLRVKIAGIDDRGKIDLIRPELEGKIAPREPRAPRGGGDRGPRPPRRD from the coding sequence ATGATTGGAAAGACCTACACCACGATGCTGGGCGGACGTGAACTCAGTATCGAGACCGGCCGGCTGGCCAAGCTGGTCAGTGGCAGCGTCACCCTGCGATACGGCGACACCATGCTGCTGGTCACCGCGCAGGCCCGCGAAGAGAAAAGTCCTCTGGACTTTCTGCCACTCACAGTGGAATTCGAAGAACGCCATTACGCTGTCGGGAAGATCCCCGGATCGTTCCACCGCCGTGAGGGCCGCCCCGGCGAGAAGGCCATCCTCTCGGCGCGTATCACCGACCGCCAGCTTCGCCCGCTGTTTCCCAAGGGCTACCGCCATGAAACGCAGGTGATTATCACGGTGCTCTCGGCTGATCAGCAGAATGCCCCTGACGTGCTCGGGCCTATCGGTGCATCAGCGGCACTGAGCATCAGCGACATCCCCTGGGGAGGCCCCACCGCCTGCGTGCGTGTGGGTCAGGTGGACGGACAGTTCATCGTCAACCCCACCGCCGATCAGCTTACGAGAAGCCGCATGGATCTGGTCGTGGCCGGGACCCGCGACGCCGTCATGATGGTCGAGGCCGGCGCGCAGACCGTCTCCGAGGAAGATCTGGTCAGCGCCATCGAGTTTGCCCATGCCGAGATGCAGGGCGTCATTGACCTGATCGAGCGCATGCGCGCCGAGGTTGGCCAGGAGAAGTTCAACTTCCTGGCCGAGGGCGACCTGACCCAGGATCTGGTTCCTGAACTGGCTGAAAAGGCCCGCGCCGGAGGCATCCGCGACGCTCTACTGACAACGAAGAAAAAGGAGCGCAGCGCCCGCACCAAAGCCGTGCGTGACGCGATCATCGCAGGCTACGTGCCTGACCCCAACGCAGAAGGCGCCGCAGCACGCATTGCCTCGCTCAAGGACGCCTATGCCAAGGTGGAGAAGCAGGAACTGCGCCGGTTGATTCTGGAAGAGGACCTGCGCGCCGACGGCCGTAACGGCCGCGCCGTCCGTCCGATCTGGATTGAGGCCCGCCCCCTGCCGCGCGCGCACGGCAGCGCCATTTTTACCCGCGGCGAAACCCAGGTGCTGGGTGTGGCAACCCTGGGCACCGAGCGTGACGAGATCCTGGTGGACGACCTGACCACAGAGGACAACGACAAGTTCATGCTGCATTACAACTTCCCGCCCTACTCCACCGGAGAGGTCAAGCGCATGGGCGGACAGTCGCGGCGCGAGATCGGGCACGGCCATCTGGCCAAGCGCGCCATCCGCGCGGTCCTGCCGTCCTTTGAGGAATTTCCCTACGTGATCCGCCTGGTGGGCGAGGTGCTGGAATCCAACGGCAGTTCCTCCATGGCTACGGTCTGCGCCGGAGTCCTCGCCCTGATGGACGCCGGAGTGCCGATCAAGGCCCCGGTCGCCGGCGTGGCGATGGGACTGGTCATGGAAGGCGACAAATACCGCGTGCTGACTGACATCCTGGGCCTGGAAGACGCACTGGGCGACATGGACTTCAAGGTGTGCGGTACGGCCGAGGGCGTCACCGCCCTGCAGATGGACATCAAGGTCGGCGGCATCACGCCACAGGTTATGCGTGAGGCACTCGCGCAGGCCCGGGAAGGCCGCCTGCACATCCTGGGCAAGATGGCCGAGGTGCTCAGCAGCCCACGCCCCGAGCTTTCGCCCACAGCGCCGCGCATTATCAGCATCAAGATCAACCCCGAACTGATCGGCAAGGTCATTGGCCCGGGCGGCAAACAGGTCCGCGAACTCGAGGCCATGGGCGCGCAGGTGACCATCGAGGAAGACGGCACCATCCGTGTGTTCAGTGCCGACGGCGCCGCAGCCGAAGCTGTGCGGGCCCGCATCGCCGGGCTGACCAAGGAAGCCAAGGTGGGTGAGGAGTACGAGGGCACGGTGGTCAAGACCGCTCCGTTTGGTGCGTTCGTGAACCTCTACGCCGGTCAGGACGGCATGCTGCACATCTCGCAGATCAGCGAGGAACGCCTGAGCGCGGTGGAAGACGCCCTGAACGTGGGCGACAAGCTGCGCGTGAAGATCGCGGGCATCGATGACCGCGGCAAGATCGACCTGATCCGTCCGGAACTTGAAGGCAAGATCGCCCCGCGTGAGCCGCGTGCCCCCCGTGGAGGAGGCGACCGTGGCCCGCGTCCGCCCCGCCGCGACTGA
- a CDS encoding transglycosylase domain-containing protein, whose translation MWVFRLFGALLVLVILGVAGLWAAWGQNLPSVSDLDVLEFSGQTRVYDRTGQLVGTLTPSLSSGSGENRNLLKLGEISPWLQKAVVTSEDRRFFEHHGVDYIGIARGLVKGLLRNDLEGGSSITQQVVKNTLLSDLQGARTPERKFKEALLAYQIDRSFDKNKILNSYLNVVYWGDGGRTDIVGAGTAAHAYFRKNAADLNLAESVYLATIIPAPNRRYKEFKAYRPLMKSLLARMVEDGRVTQAEADAAWKTEIYPAGWRIGWGPDGTVRTATLERPDRLQENINIMEARGGESRFRFQHYLQAVEKELLPLIGRKALYGGGQIYTGMSLQAQQSAEQASRQANNLPEGATMGIALVSPVNGEVLALVGQKLTAGRPSDWNNATQGRRQVGSAIKPLLYTLALQNKWKQSDTVLDAPIAGDYQPMNYDRRWSGRYVTMRFALDHSLNLPTVRIAQELGIEAFEDKLREMNFTVPKDAGLSLSIGTLEASPLQMASAYATFANGGLYYAPTLVRKAQDARGKLLYTRPAPKAKRIWDAQTAWLGLDMIRGVVNDLTEAQGGLATRAKIPGWDVGGKTGTTNEIKDLWFAGVTPTIAGAVWVGKQEGGAMPDWAYSGTVPTPVWQQAVAGALQGQPKATFQQPSGITYRVVRQVNMAFREAEADTAPVARNGDRSTAQGGGFFGRRQNSAPAPEPVPAPVEPEVLDPEPTPSEPVEPAPVEETVQEIPAALPADPEPLPEPSASDFPAPTPSAPEPAQPEPAAPEAVPPPEAPPVPVEDPSGTVEYEPEEPLPEDESFGEPPFDPDSSAPPLE comes from the coding sequence ATGTGGGTGTTTCGATTGTTTGGCGCATTGCTGGTGCTGGTCATCCTGGGGGTGGCCGGCCTCTGGGCCGCATGGGGGCAGAACCTTCCCAGCGTTTCGGACCTGGACGTGCTGGAATTCAGCGGACAGACCCGCGTGTACGACCGCACGGGTCAGCTGGTCGGGACCCTGACGCCCAGCCTCAGCAGCGGCAGCGGCGAGAACCGCAACCTGCTGAAGCTGGGCGAGATCAGCCCCTGGCTTCAGAAGGCCGTGGTGACCAGTGAGGACCGCCGCTTTTTCGAGCACCACGGGGTCGATTACATCGGCATCGCGCGCGGGCTGGTCAAGGGACTGCTGCGCAACGATCTGGAAGGCGGCTCAAGCATTACCCAGCAGGTCGTAAAAAACACCCTGCTTTCGGACCTTCAGGGTGCACGTACGCCCGAGCGCAAGTTCAAAGAAGCCCTGCTGGCCTACCAGATTGACCGCAGCTTCGACAAGAACAAGATTCTGAACTCCTACCTGAATGTCGTGTACTGGGGAGACGGTGGCCGCACCGATATCGTGGGGGCCGGAACGGCTGCTCACGCCTACTTCCGCAAGAACGCGGCGGACCTGAACCTGGCCGAGAGCGTCTACCTCGCGACCATCATTCCTGCTCCCAACCGACGCTACAAGGAATTCAAGGCCTACCGCCCCCTGATGAAGAGTCTGCTCGCGCGCATGGTCGAAGACGGACGTGTCACACAGGCTGAAGCTGACGCCGCCTGGAAAACCGAGATCTATCCGGCTGGCTGGCGCATCGGCTGGGGCCCGGACGGAACGGTGCGCACGGCCACTCTGGAACGCCCGGACCGGCTTCAGGAGAACATCAACATCATGGAAGCGCGGGGCGGAGAGAGCCGCTTCCGCTTTCAGCACTACCTGCAGGCTGTGGAAAAGGAACTGTTGCCGCTGATCGGCCGCAAGGCGCTCTATGGGGGCGGACAGATCTACACGGGCATGAGCCTGCAGGCCCAGCAGTCCGCCGAGCAGGCCAGCCGGCAGGCGAACAATCTGCCGGAAGGAGCGACCATGGGAATCGCGCTGGTCAGCCCGGTCAATGGTGAGGTGCTGGCCCTGGTCGGCCAGAAACTGACGGCGGGGCGGCCAAGTGACTGGAACAATGCGACTCAGGGTCGGCGGCAGGTAGGCAGCGCGATCAAGCCACTGCTGTATACGCTGGCGCTCCAGAACAAGTGGAAGCAGAGCGATACCGTTCTGGACGCTCCGATTGCCGGTGATTATCAGCCCATGAACTACGACCGCCGCTGGAGCGGACGCTACGTGACCATGCGCTTTGCGCTAGATCACAGCCTGAACCTGCCCACCGTGCGTATTGCCCAGGAGTTGGGGATCGAAGCCTTCGAGGACAAGCTGCGCGAGATGAACTTCACGGTTCCCAAGGACGCGGGCCTCAGCCTGAGCATCGGCACGCTGGAAGCCAGCCCCCTGCAGATGGCTTCGGCCTACGCGACTTTTGCCAACGGCGGGCTGTACTACGCACCTACGCTGGTGCGTAAAGCCCAGGATGCTCGCGGCAAACTGCTCTACACCCGCCCTGCTCCCAAGGCCAAGCGGATCTGGGATGCGCAGACTGCGTGGCTGGGGCTGGACATGATTCGTGGCGTGGTCAACGACCTGACCGAAGCCCAGGGCGGTCTGGCCACCCGCGCGAAGATTCCTGGCTGGGACGTCGGGGGTAAGACCGGAACGACCAACGAGATCAAGGATCTGTGGTTTGCCGGCGTGACCCCAACCATTGCTGGAGCAGTATGGGTCGGGAAGCAGGAAGGCGGCGCCATGCCCGATTGGGCCTACAGTGGAACCGTGCCCACACCTGTCTGGCAGCAGGCTGTTGCCGGAGCCCTGCAGGGCCAGCCGAAAGCCACCTTTCAGCAGCCGTCCGGGATTACCTACCGGGTGGTCCGTCAGGTCAATATGGCTTTCCGTGAAGCGGAGGCGGACACGGCCCCGGTGGCGCGCAATGGTGACCGCAGCACCGCGCAGGGCGGCGGGTTCTTCGGACGGCGGCAGAACAGCGCTCCGGCGCCTGAACCTGTCCCGGCGCCTGTAGAGCCTGAGGTCCTGGACCCGGAGCCGACCCCCAGCGAGCCTGTAGAACCAGCGCCGGTGGAGGAGACCGTACAGGAAATTCCTGCCGCGCTGCCAGCTGATCCTGAACCTCTTCCCGAGCCTTCGGCGTCCGACTTTCCGGCCCCCACACCTTCAGCGCCCGAGCCGGCGCAGCCGGAGCCCGCAGCTCCAGAAGCCGTCCCACCTCCAGAAGCGCCCCCAGTTCCCGTCGAGGATCCCAGCGGCACCGTGGAGTACGAGCCCGAGGAGCCGTTGCCTGAAGATGAGTCTTTTGGTGAACCGCCCTTCGACCCGGACAGCTCGGCGCCCCCTCTCGAGTAA